One part of the Candidatus Borreliella tachyglossi genome encodes these proteins:
- a CDS encoding tetratricopeptide repeat protein, which translates to MLEKKFLSDFGDISQISDNELLDVTEKSKRGYQLIKEERLSEAESLFNDILEKDNDNNYALVGLGDIERKRRNFDKAIVYYQRCLSRHSTNNYALFGLGDCYRSLDDYKKATDIWEEYLKYDPGNITVLTRVAASYRKLRNFQKSRQAYLRVIELAPENDYALVGIGHLYYDFKEYKEALKYWLKMYEINQAKIDVRVLTSIGNCYRKLKEFSKGIYFFRKALEISPNNFYAIFGLADCYRGNKDYHEALRYWLAIIETDPTNNLVLTRVGDAYRYLKDYENSQIYYKKALDVDFDMFAILGLALLQKEQGQYEDAIMAIKSLIKTNPKNSILYVNAAECYEALGQIEDAVDILSRFLQLGMKNVTVIDYINELKKKMDL; encoded by the coding sequence ATGTTAGAGAAGAAATTTTTAAGTGATTTTGGGGATATCTCACAAATTTCTGACAATGAACTTCTTGATGTTACTGAGAAATCCAAAAGGGGATATCAGTTAATAAAGGAGGAAAGACTCTCTGAAGCTGAATCATTATTTAATGATATTTTAGAAAAGGATAATGATAATAATTATGCTCTTGTTGGACTTGGTGACATTGAAAGGAAAAGACGAAATTTTGATAAAGCTATAGTTTATTATCAAAGATGCCTTTCTAGGCATTCAACTAATAATTATGCGCTCTTTGGGTTAGGAGATTGTTATCGTAGTTTAGATGATTATAAAAAGGCTACGGATATATGGGAAGAGTATTTAAAGTATGATCCTGGAAATATTACGGTTTTGACAAGGGTTGCTGCTTCTTATAGGAAGTTAAGGAATTTTCAAAAATCAAGGCAAGCATATTTAAGAGTAATAGAACTTGCGCCGGAGAATGATTATGCACTTGTTGGTATTGGGCATTTATATTATGATTTTAAAGAGTATAAAGAAGCTTTGAAGTATTGGCTTAAAATGTATGAAATAAATCAGGCTAAGATTGATGTTCGTGTTTTAACTTCCATTGGGAATTGTTATAGGAAATTAAAGGAATTTAGTAAGGGCATTTATTTTTTTAGGAAAGCCTTAGAGATCTCACCAAATAATTTTTATGCTATTTTTGGGCTTGCTGATTGTTATAGAGGCAATAAAGATTATCATGAAGCCTTGAGATATTGGCTTGCAATAATTGAAACGGATCCAACGAATAACTTGGTTCTAACAAGAGTAGGTGATGCATATCGATACTTGAAAGATTATGAGAATTCACAAATTTATTATAAAAAAGCTCTTGATGTTGATTTTGATATGTTCGCTATACTTGGGCTTGCGTTACTTCAAAAAGAACAGGGACAGTATGAAGATGCAATAATGGCTATTAAAAGTTTGATAAAAACAAATCCTAAAAACTCTATATTATATGTAAATGCGGCTGAGTGTTACGAGGCTTTGGGGCAAATTGAAGATGCTGTGGATATCTTATCAAGATTCTTACAACTTGGGATGAAAAATGTTACTGTTATTGACTATATTAATGAACTTAAAAAGAAAATGGACTTATGA